From a region of the Paenibacillus segetis genome:
- a CDS encoding TetR/AcrR family transcriptional regulator gives MKTVKEGEVRRREILVAARELFVNKGYDQTSINDILKIVDIAKGTFYYYFTSKEEVLEAIILDIVEEGARRAEKIVKDKSIPLVSRIMMAIMAQTPEFEGSDEIKEEIHKVENAKLEHLYVRAMLKRMTPILQEPVLEGIDQGIFHMDYPIECTESILLLGHMMFDCNVMEFKDEEFPRKIQAFLCNAERMLGTKEGELQEFMRMFGQLS, from the coding sequence ATGAAAACAGTCAAAGAAGGAGAAGTACGAAGACGAGAAATTTTAGTTGCTGCGCGTGAATTATTTGTTAATAAAGGTTATGATCAGACTTCTATTAACGATATTCTAAAGATTGTGGATATTGCAAAAGGCACCTTTTATTATTACTTTACTTCTAAGGAAGAAGTACTGGAAGCCATCATTCTTGATATCGTTGAAGAAGGAGCCAGGAGGGCAGAGAAGATTGTAAAGGATAAATCTATTCCGTTAGTAAGTCGTATTATGATGGCAATCATGGCACAGACACCGGAGTTTGAAGGATCGGATGAGATAAAAGAAGAAATTCATAAGGTCGAAAATGCAAAGCTGGAACATTTATATGTAAGGGCAATGCTTAAGCGTATGACACCGATTTTGCAAGAGCCTGTGTTAGAAGGTATTGACCAGGGGATTTTCCATATGGATTACCCGATAGAATGCACAGAGTCCATATTACTGTTGGGACATATGATGTTTGATTGTAATGTTATGGAATTTAAAGACGAGGAGTTTCCTAGGAAAATACAGGCGTTTTTATGTAATGCAGAACGAATGTTGGGAACAAAAGAAGGAGAATTGCAAGAATTTATGCGGATGTTTGGACAACTATCATAG
- a CDS encoding lipase family protein — MGNLNEQAQWAIFLAAICEQTYSQFSNTDGSFVVPVNYEICDTIQAKSISNVWEPFGFILQSQQDIIIAFRGTSSTTNWISNVLASQKRFKYIKVDCLTHRGFTGIYSSARSEIISRLSTLSSDKTLYVTGHSLGGALATLCAIDIAANTTFNSPNLFTYGSPRVGDPDFANAFKKYICNSYRIANPFDVVPHAPPTIYKLPKREKKFYYSHVQTLSSLPFQNGSVSANHIIGSYFTELAKLEPQFTEQLCATNPGFCPATELKSEE, encoded by the coding sequence GTGGGTAACCTTAATGAACAAGCGCAATGGGCGATCTTTCTAGCTGCCATCTGTGAGCAGACCTATTCACAATTTTCAAATACAGATGGTTCATTCGTCGTTCCAGTGAATTATGAAATCTGTGATACAATTCAAGCGAAATCCATCAGTAATGTGTGGGAACCTTTTGGATTTATTCTACAATCACAACAAGACATTATTATAGCTTTTCGGGGAACTAGTTCAACGACCAATTGGATATCTAACGTACTCGCCTCACAAAAGAGATTCAAATATATTAAGGTAGATTGCTTAACACATCGCGGCTTTACAGGCATCTATTCGTCAGCTCGTAGTGAAATTATCTCCAGACTCTCTACTTTGTCTTCAGATAAGACATTATACGTTACAGGCCATAGTCTCGGGGGAGCGCTTGCTACCTTATGTGCTATTGATATTGCCGCCAATACCACCTTCAACTCGCCGAACTTGTTTACTTATGGTTCCCCACGTGTTGGCGATCCGGACTTTGCGAATGCATTTAAGAAATATATTTGTAACAGCTACCGTATTGCCAATCCCTTTGACGTTGTACCCCATGCTCCTCCAACGATCTACAAGCTGCCTAAGCGAGAAAAAAAATTCTATTACAGTCATGTTCAGACCCTTTCGTCACTGCCATTCCAGAATGGGTCCGTGAGTGCTAATCATATTATCGGAAGCTATTTCACAGAGCTTGCTAAGCTAGAGCCGCAATTTACAGAACAATTATGTGCAACGAATCCTGGATTCTGTCCAGCCACTGAGTTGAAATCAGAAGAGTAG
- a CDS encoding GNAT family N-acetyltransferase: MAYIFQKNRNNIDWTQVTDLLNGFGLTDFTPAETKFAFENSAVNVFIVDGEKVIGCGRALSDGISQAAIYNIAVDEAYHRHGLGKQIISLILEETANCNVVLYTHPDTISWYEEQGFRRMKTGMAMYHPSHIEALIKMDFI, translated from the coding sequence ATGGCATACATATTTCAAAAAAATCGAAACAATATTGATTGGACACAAGTAACCGATCTATTGAATGGCTTTGGATTAACGGATTTTACACCAGCTGAAACGAAGTTCGCTTTCGAGAATAGTGCTGTGAATGTATTCATAGTAGATGGAGAAAAAGTGATTGGCTGTGGTAGAGCTTTATCTGACGGTATTTCACAAGCAGCTATTTATAACATTGCCGTTGATGAAGCTTATCATCGTCATGGCTTGGGTAAACAAATTATTTCATTGATTTTAGAAGAAACCGCTAACTGTAATGTCGTGCTGTATACCCATCCAGATACGATTTCTTGGTATGAAGAACAAGGATTTAGAAGGATGAAAACCGGAATGGCTATGTATCATCCTTCACATATTGAAGCATTAATAAAAATGGATTTCATTTAA
- a CDS encoding amino acid ABC transporter ATP-binding protein — MIEISGLTKSFHHNMVLDHIDLTIKRGDVVAVIGSSGAGKSTLLRAINLLEVPDAGTIRIDELIVNTAKKTKKEVIELRKSTAMVFQQFNLFRQKTALENVMEGLIVVKKLPKEEARKIAHLQLAKVGLSDRVNHYPKQLSGGQQQRVAIARALAMQPKILLFDEPTSALDPELVGEVLDTIKKTAEEGNTMLLVSHEMNFVRKVATRVIFLDQGRIVEDGTPQEVFSHPKSERTKQFLANYYRDQEPEFAI; from the coding sequence TTGATTGAGATCAGTGGATTAACGAAATCATTCCATCATAATATGGTCTTAGACCATATAGACTTGACGATAAAAAGAGGCGATGTTGTTGCGGTAATAGGTTCGTCAGGTGCAGGGAAATCCACATTATTAAGAGCCATTAATCTTCTCGAAGTACCAGACGCAGGAACGATTCGAATAGATGAGCTTATAGTTAATACAGCAAAGAAAACGAAAAAAGAGGTAATCGAGCTAAGAAAAAGTACGGCTATGGTATTTCAACAATTTAATCTGTTCCGTCAAAAGACCGCGCTTGAAAATGTGATGGAAGGATTAATTGTAGTGAAGAAATTACCTAAGGAGGAAGCTCGGAAAATTGCTCACTTACAACTTGCGAAAGTGGGATTATCCGATAGGGTGAATCATTACCCCAAGCAGTTATCTGGTGGGCAACAACAACGTGTAGCGATCGCTCGGGCTTTGGCCATGCAACCCAAGATATTGCTCTTTGATGAACCAACCTCTGCACTAGACCCCGAGCTTGTCGGCGAAGTATTGGACACGATTAAGAAGACGGCGGAAGAAGGAAATACGATGTTGCTAGTTTCACACGAAATGAATTTTGTTCGTAAGGTCGCCACAAGAGTTATATTTCTTGATCAAGGTAGAATTGTAGAAGACGGAACGCCGCAAGAAGTATTTTCACATCCGAAATCAGAAAGAACCAAGCAATTTCTTGCTAATTATTATCGTGATCAAGAACCAGAATTTGCGATCTAA
- a CDS encoding amino acid ABC transporter permease, translated as MPNIFDIELVFTLIPKLLKYLPVTIELTAISMLVGLLLGLLLALIKIKKIPVLYQLSVVFISFIRGTPILVQLYLTYAGIPLILKYYNFYHDTGYNVNSIPSIFYVLLALSLNEAAYSSEIIRAALLSVDKGQIEAAHSLGMTYGQVLKRIILPEAFIVALPTLGNALIGLMKGTSLAFVCSVVEITAQSRILAGNNLRFFESYCSLALIYWGMTILIERAIALLERRLDIDFKSLRKRKGDVILD; from the coding sequence ATGCCAAACATATTTGATATTGAATTAGTGTTTACACTGATCCCCAAACTTCTTAAATACCTGCCTGTTACAATTGAATTAACAGCTATATCCATGCTAGTAGGACTCCTCTTAGGACTCCTACTAGCTCTTATCAAAATAAAAAAGATACCCGTTCTCTATCAACTGAGTGTGGTCTTTATTTCTTTTATAAGAGGAACCCCGATTCTAGTGCAATTGTACTTAACTTATGCCGGTATTCCATTAATTTTGAAATATTATAATTTTTATCATGACACAGGTTATAACGTGAATTCTATTCCTTCTATATTTTATGTATTGCTTGCCTTATCGCTGAATGAAGCAGCGTATAGCTCTGAAATTATTCGGGCTGCCTTACTATCAGTTGATAAAGGACAGATTGAGGCAGCACATTCGTTAGGCATGACATATGGGCAAGTCTTAAAACGAATTATTCTTCCAGAAGCTTTTATTGTTGCGCTACCCACGCTAGGGAATGCACTGATTGGTCTAATGAAGGGAACCTCTCTCGCCTTTGTATGTTCTGTAGTTGAGATCACGGCACAATCTAGAATATTAGCCGGGAATAATCTTCGATTTTTCGAGTCCTACTGTTCCTTGGCCTTAATTTATTGGGGTATGACGATATTGATTGAACGTGCGATTGCTCTGCTTGAAAGACGACTAGATATTGATTTTAAAAGCCTGAGAAAGAGAAAAGGAGATGTCATCCTTGATTGA
- a CDS encoding transporter substrate-binding domain-containing protein, which translates to MNTWRKLGLSIAAIVLFVGVVACGNGNSSDKNASASADAAKTETTTINIATGGAPKPFSYVNDSNEIDGYDIQVVKAIFEGLPQYKINIEKTEFPSIFAGLDSDRYQIGANNFASNAERKEKYIYSDPIFKNQFVIAVAEGRDDIKTFADLEGKKTSVSPSVNYTVALENYNKQFAKKPVVLNYSEAELATVLQNVESGADDFNLIDAAMLQLYIKEYGLKLKAIPLSQEDSDRIGVPYSYLILSKGKNSEQLTKDVNQRIKELIEDGTISKLSEKYLNGDFAPEIQ; encoded by the coding sequence ATGAATACGTGGAGAAAACTAGGGTTAAGTATCGCGGCAATTGTGTTGTTCGTCGGGGTTGTAGCTTGCGGAAATGGCAATTCATCTGATAAAAATGCCAGTGCCAGTGCTGATGCTGCAAAAACGGAAACAACAACGATTAATATTGCTACGGGTGGTGCTCCAAAACCATTCTCGTATGTAAATGATAGTAATGAGATCGATGGTTATGACATTCAGGTCGTGAAGGCTATTTTCGAAGGCTTACCCCAATACAAGATTAACATTGAAAAAACAGAGTTCCCATCGATATTTGCTGGACTAGATTCAGATCGTTATCAGATTGGCGCAAACAATTTTGCTAGCAACGCTGAGAGAAAAGAAAAATATATCTATTCCGACCCGATATTTAAAAATCAGTTCGTGATTGCTGTTGCTGAAGGCCGAGATGATATCAAAACCTTTGCCGATTTGGAAGGGAAGAAGACTTCAGTAAGTCCTAGCGTGAATTACACCGTGGCTTTGGAAAATTATAATAAGCAATTTGCTAAAAAACCGGTAGTTCTAAATTATTCTGAAGCTGAGCTTGCTACGGTTTTGCAAAATGTTGAAAGTGGTGCAGATGATTTTAACTTAATTGATGCAGCAATGCTGCAATTGTATATCAAAGAATATGGTTTGAAGCTAAAAGCCATTCCCCTGTCTCAAGAAGATTCGGATCGAATTGGGGTACCTTACAGTTACCTAATTCTTAGTAAAGGAAAGAATAGTGAACAGTTAACGAAAGATGTTAATCAACGTATTAAAGAATTGATCGAAGACGGAACCATCTCAAAGTTAAGTGAAAAATACCTGAATGGTGACTTTGCGCCGGAAATTCAATAG
- a CDS encoding glutathione S-transferase C-terminal domain-containing protein, which yields MTQSANVRVRPKETEHEIDEKGYFIRQKNRFDTPFGEGEGNLPVEAGRYRLIWAKGCHWSNRASIVRELLGLEDVISINLVGHGKHELNLGWEFVNDENNTDPVLGVQFLSELYANGDPDFKGRPTVPAVVDITTKKVVNNDYVWLTNYLENEFAPFHKEGAPDLYPVELREEIDKYNDFLFDHVNNGVYKAMFAQSLEAYNDAFNHLYAAFDSIEERLETNRFLFGDYVTDSDVRLFVTLARFDTYYFKNLGPIRNRIIDFNNIWGYARDLYQVPAFKNNTYLRDLAKSNGNKETIFIDYNTRFWNEIDFDGLWSEPQNRQEKSSDPENKFKSRT from the coding sequence ATGACACAAAGTGCAAATGTACGTGTTAGACCTAAAGAGACAGAACATGAAATCGACGAAAAAGGATACTTTATTCGGCAAAAGAATCGCTTTGATACACCCTTTGGAGAGGGAGAAGGTAACTTGCCTGTGGAAGCAGGTCGTTACCGGTTAATTTGGGCGAAGGGATGCCATTGGTCTAATCGTGCCTCAATCGTGAGAGAATTATTAGGCTTAGAAGATGTAATCAGCATTAATCTAGTAGGACACGGGAAGCATGAACTAAATCTCGGATGGGAATTTGTCAATGATGAGAATAATACGGATCCAGTATTAGGTGTGCAATTTCTAAGCGAACTTTACGCAAATGGTGATCCTGATTTTAAAGGAAGACCAACCGTACCGGCAGTGGTTGACATTACGACTAAGAAAGTAGTGAATAACGATTACGTCTGGTTGACTAATTATTTAGAGAATGAATTTGCACCATTTCATAAAGAAGGAGCACCTGATTTATATCCGGTGGAATTAAGAGAAGAAATTGATAAGTACAATGATTTCTTATTTGATCACGTCAATAACGGTGTTTATAAGGCCATGTTCGCCCAATCTTTAGAAGCATATAATGATGCGTTCAATCACCTGTATGCAGCGTTTGATTCTATTGAGGAAAGATTAGAAACCAATCGATTTTTGTTTGGGGACTATGTCACAGATTCCGATGTCCGTTTATTTGTAACTCTAGCTCGCTTTGATACATATTATTTCAAAAATTTGGGTCCGATCCGTAATCGTATTATTGATTTTAACAACATTTGGGGTTATGCGCGTGATTTATATCAGGTTCCAGCATTTAAGAACAACACGTATCTACGGGATTTGGCTAAATCAAATGGGAATAAAGAAACCATCTTTATTGATTACAATACACGTTTTTGGAATGAGATTGATTTTGATGGATTATGGTCAGAACCTCAAAATAGACAAGAAAAAAGTTCAGACCCAGAGAATAAATTCAAGAGTAGAACATAG
- a CDS encoding glutathione S-transferase family protein: MTEKLAEIETTGAFKRQENRFTTPFGQNEAELPVEANRYRILWSPVCPWAHRSIIVRKLLGLEEVISVGTADPLRPKIDRVDWAFTLDDKNVDPILGIHYISEVYFNTEPEYAGRPTVPAVVDITTQTVVNNDYHELTYYLATAWKELHKEGAPDLFPDELQQDIRELNERIFHGINNGVYKAGFARSQEAYEQAYDGVFQLLDEIEERLATQRYLFGSQLTDADVRLYVTLARFDIAYNTAFRVNRNRLVDFPNLWGYARDLYQTPGFGDTTDFAAIKAHYHLSITNDPNRTFSKILPKGPDLTGWLTEHGRVLKFKEEK, translated from the coding sequence ATGACAGAAAAACTTGCTGAAATCGAAACAACAGGTGCCTTCAAACGGCAGGAAAATCGTTTTACTACTCCATTTGGACAGAACGAAGCAGAGCTGCCAGTCGAAGCAAATCGATATCGAATATTATGGTCACCTGTATGTCCATGGGCGCATCGTTCTATTATTGTAAGAAAATTGCTTGGGTTAGAAGAAGTGATAAGTGTTGGGACGGCGGATCCGCTACGACCGAAAATTGATCGAGTGGACTGGGCATTTACACTAGATGACAAGAACGTGGACCCGATATTAGGTATTCATTATATCAGTGAGGTTTATTTCAATACGGAACCTGAATATGCAGGCAGGCCCACTGTACCAGCTGTCGTTGATATTACAACACAAACCGTAGTCAATAATGACTATCACGAATTGACCTACTATTTGGCAACAGCTTGGAAAGAGCTGCACAAAGAGGGAGCACCAGATTTATTTCCAGATGAATTACAACAAGACATTCGTGAGCTAAATGAGCGGATTTTTCACGGTATTAATAATGGTGTATATAAGGCAGGATTTGCCCGCTCTCAAGAGGCATATGAGCAAGCCTATGATGGAGTCTTTCAATTACTTGATGAGATAGAGGAACGATTAGCTACGCAGCGTTATTTATTTGGCAGTCAATTAACGGATGCGGACGTTCGTTTGTATGTGACACTTGCTCGCTTTGATATTGCCTACAATACAGCGTTCAGAGTCAATCGCAATCGGCTGGTGGATTTTCCGAATTTATGGGGTTATGCCAGAGACTTATATCAAACACCAGGCTTTGGGGATACAACTGATTTTGCAGCGATTAAAGCGCATTATCATCTATCCATTACGAATGATCCCAACCGTACGTTTTCGAAAATTTTACCCAAAGGTCCAGATTTAACTGGGTGGCTTACGGAACATGGTAGAGTACTAAAATTTAAGGAGGAGAAGTAA
- a CDS encoding glutathione S-transferase family protein, with amino-acid sequence MTKENNTILDTQIVNHEDVNEITKEGAFNRQKNRFTTPFGDGPEELSVEAGRYRLLWARICPWAHRAVIVRELLGLQDVISLGTTSPVRTENGWEFSLDEGGVDPILGIRYLPEIYAETDPTYHGRATVPTVVDVTTRKVVNNDYFRLTNYFETAFKPFHKENAPDLYPLDLRADIDEFNDTLFHEVNNGVYKAGFAHSQEAYEQAYDVLFARLDQLEERLSSRRYLFGDKITDADVRFYVTLVRFDVAYYSVFRTNRNRIVDFPNIWNYAKDLYQTPGFGDTTDFDSIKRGYHLGNHAENPYQILAKGPDISIWNEPHDRNRF; translated from the coding sequence ATGACAAAGGAAAATAATACGATCTTGGATACGCAAATCGTTAATCACGAAGATGTTAATGAAATTACAAAGGAAGGTGCTTTTAATCGCCAGAAAAATCGCTTTACGACTCCTTTCGGTGATGGACCTGAAGAGCTATCGGTTGAAGCAGGACGCTATCGCTTACTGTGGGCAAGAATTTGTCCTTGGGCACATCGTGCAGTGATTGTCCGTGAATTGTTGGGATTACAAGATGTGATTAGCCTTGGCACCACGAGTCCTGTTCGGACTGAAAATGGTTGGGAATTTTCGTTAGACGAAGGTGGCGTTGATCCTATACTGGGTATTCGTTATTTACCTGAAATTTATGCAGAGACAGATCCCACATACCATGGAAGAGCAACCGTACCGACTGTAGTGGATGTAACTACGAGAAAGGTAGTTAATAATGATTACTTCAGATTAACTAATTATTTTGAAACAGCCTTTAAGCCATTTCATAAAGAAAATGCACCTGATTTATATCCGCTGGACTTAAGAGCTGATATTGATGAATTTAATGATACCTTATTCCATGAAGTGAACAATGGCGTGTACAAAGCCGGATTTGCTCATTCGCAAGAAGCCTATGAACAAGCGTATGATGTGTTATTTGCTAGATTAGATCAATTAGAAGAAAGACTTTCATCTAGAAGATATTTATTTGGCGATAAAATCACAGATGCAGATGTTCGTTTCTATGTGACACTAGTACGTTTTGATGTGGCTTACTATTCCGTGTTCAGAACGAATCGTAATCGAATCGTTGACTTCCCTAATATTTGGAACTATGCAAAGGATTTATATCAGACACCAGGTTTCGGAGATACAACAGATTTTGATTCCATAAAGAGAGGTTATCACTTAGGAAATCATGCGGAAAATCCATATCAAATTTTAGCTAAGGGTCCTGATATATCTATTTGGAATGAACCTCATGATAGAAATAGATTTTAA
- a CDS encoding GNAT family N-acetyltransferase has product MTEVYRVDSVWQLADVYEVRNKTFVNGQGIPKELEFDEVYGQKYNYILLEDNKTAVATARINLEHQEYAKIERVGVIPELQNKGYGRIVIEAAEKWITEIGRHPKIVITSQQQAVGFYESLGYIAKPEIKIESTIPIVYTEKEIN; this is encoded by the coding sequence ATGACGGAAGTCTACAGGGTTGATTCGGTTTGGCAATTAGCCGATGTCTACGAAGTAAGGAACAAAACATTCGTTAACGGACAGGGAATTCCAAAAGAATTAGAATTTGATGAAGTTTATGGTCAAAAATACAATTACATATTACTAGAAGACAATAAAACCGCTGTTGCAACTGCACGCATTAATTTAGAGCACCAAGAGTACGCCAAGATTGAAAGGGTAGGGGTCATTCCGGAATTACAGAATAAGGGATATGGACGAATCGTAATTGAGGCAGCCGAGAAGTGGATAACAGAAATTGGTCGTCATCCTAAGATTGTAATTACGAGTCAACAACAAGCGGTAGGCTTTTATGAAAGCTTAGGGTATATCGCGAAACCGGAAATAAAAATTGAATCCACAATTCCCATTGTTTATACAGAAAAAGAAATCAACTGA
- a CDS encoding PH domain-containing protein, which translates to MAELQFMLEWTFVSECPIPQDVSDLLVAGEVAVAAYKTIRDNAIFTNKRLIVKDVQGITGKKVEIYSLPYSSINMWSTENAGKFLDVNAEVELWTRAGHIKVKLQKGVDIRRLDRLIANAILTD; encoded by the coding sequence ATGGCAGAACTACAATTTATGTTAGAATGGACTTTTGTATCAGAGTGTCCTATCCCACAAGATGTTAGTGACTTGTTAGTGGCAGGTGAAGTAGCTGTTGCTGCTTATAAAACGATTCGAGACAACGCGATTTTTACAAATAAAAGATTGATCGTGAAAGATGTACAAGGGATTACAGGCAAAAAGGTGGAGATTTACTCCTTGCCGTATTCTTCAATTAATATGTGGTCCACTGAGAACGCAGGGAAGTTTCTTGATGTTAATGCTGAGGTTGAATTGTGGACACGTGCGGGCCATATCAAAGTGAAATTGCAAAAAGGAGTGGACATCCGCAGGTTAGACAGGCTAATCGCAAACGCGATTTTAACGGATTAA